Proteins encoded by one window of Candidatus Binatia bacterium:
- a CDS encoding VOC family protein codes for MALKRLDNILIVVDDLPAVTTFFVDLGLTLEGETQVGGPEVGRLIGLGDVRATLVTLRTPDGQGVELDKFHTPDTVRFGPTDAPLNTLGLRRLMFAVDDIDGMVARMRDRGAEVIGEMQYEDAYKLAYLRGPEGIVVALAEQLAA; via the coding sequence ATGGCGCTCAAGCGACTCGACAACATCCTCATCGTCGTCGACGACCTCCCGGCCGTCACGACGTTCTTCGTCGACCTCGGCCTCACGCTCGAAGGCGAGACCCAGGTCGGAGGCCCCGAGGTCGGCAGGCTGATCGGCCTCGGCGACGTGCGCGCGACCCTGGTGACGCTGCGCACGCCCGACGGCCAGGGCGTCGAGCTCGACAAGTTTCACACGCCCGACACGGTCCGCTTCGGCCCGACAGACGCGCCGCTCAACACGCTGGGGCTGCGCCGCCTGATGTTCGCGGTCGACGACATCGACGGGATGGTCGCGCGCATGCGCGACCGGGGCGCGGAGGTCATCGGCGAGATGCAGTACGAGGACGCGTACAAGCTCGCCTACCTGCGCGGCCCGGAGGGCATCGTCGTCGCGCTCGCCGAGCAGCTCGCCGCGTAG
- a CDS encoding SRPBCC family protein: MATGTVRLHRVLRATPERVYRAFTEAEAMAKWLPPYGFTCTVHSMDARVGGTYRMSFRNFSTGNGHTFGGEYRELVPNERIQYTDAFEDPSLPGQMLTTVSLQEVSCGTEVTIVQEGLPEMIPVESCYLGWQESLEQLAKLVEPEIPDA; this comes from the coding sequence ATGGCAACGGGCACCGTTCGTCTTCACCGCGTCCTTCGCGCCACGCCGGAGCGCGTCTATCGCGCCTTCACCGAGGCGGAGGCGATGGCCAAGTGGCTGCCGCCGTACGGCTTCACCTGCACCGTGCACAGCATGGACGCGCGCGTCGGCGGGACCTACCGGATGTCGTTCCGCAACTTCTCGACCGGCAACGGGCACACGTTCGGCGGCGAGTACCGCGAGCTCGTTCCGAACGAGCGCATCCAGTACACCGACGCCTTCGAGGACCCGAGCCTGCCGGGGCAGATGCTCACCACCGTCTCGCTGCAGGAGGTGTCCTGCGGCACCGAGGTCACCATCGTGCAGGAGGGGCTGCCGGAGATGATCCCGGTCGAGTCCTGCTACCTGGGCTGGCAGGAGTCGCTCGAGCAGCTCGCGAAGCTCGTCGAGCCGGAGATCCCGGACGCTTGA
- a CDS encoding alpha/beta hydrolase-fold protein gives MLSLPRMLSTLSKHHPARRLPRSRATAAIALLASLIVAPLLTSTARATELVEIELSSPLVDTSAPGGEVRGGPRPLVVRVLLPDGYDRFRGRRYPVLWLLHGANEDPNRWDLEDFEGLDAILVMPEGGRLGMYTDWWNGGAFGTPQWATYLLEEVRRTIHERFRIRPERRWHAIAGISMGGQGALRFASLLPGYFGSVVALSSAFPNIQAPEVVAAIPAVTGVAYEDVWGPPDGAYATGMNPIALAPNLEHTRVYLLSGDGTNCPGDPPGPTFELDGLTEQLIRSQQAPYAAELRAAGASVATREPCGVHTFGVWRRAFRDVRATWGFFAPVRERPRAWTYRTASRAGEMWGLGFEFAEQPTELVEFRRNGSRLTASGSGTVTITGARGCRFTAELPFARRLPAGC, from the coding sequence ATGCTGTCGCTCCCGCGGATGCTCTCGACCCTTTCGAAGCACCACCCGGCACGCCGGCTCCCGCGATCCCGCGCCACTGCAGCGATCGCGCTCCTCGCCTCGCTCATCGTCGCGCCGCTCCTCACGTCCACCGCGCGCGCGACCGAGCTCGTCGAGATCGAGCTCTCCTCGCCGCTGGTCGACACCAGCGCGCCCGGCGGCGAGGTGCGCGGCGGCCCGCGGCCGCTCGTCGTCCGCGTGCTGCTGCCCGACGGCTACGACCGGTTCCGCGGCCGTCGCTACCCGGTGCTGTGGCTGCTGCACGGCGCGAACGAGGATCCGAACCGCTGGGACCTCGAGGACTTCGAGGGCCTCGACGCGATCCTGGTGATGCCCGAGGGCGGCCGCCTCGGGATGTACACCGACTGGTGGAACGGCGGTGCGTTCGGCACGCCGCAGTGGGCGACCTATCTGCTCGAGGAGGTGCGCCGGACGATCCACGAGCGCTTCCGCATCCGTCCGGAGCGGCGCTGGCACGCGATCGCAGGCATCTCGATGGGCGGCCAGGGTGCGCTGCGCTTCGCGTCGCTGCTGCCGGGCTACTTCGGCTCGGTGGTCGCGCTGTCGTCCGCATTTCCGAACATCCAGGCGCCGGAAGTCGTTGCCGCGATTCCGGCCGTCACCGGCGTCGCGTACGAGGACGTCTGGGGTCCGCCCGACGGCGCCTACGCGACCGGCATGAACCCGATCGCGCTCGCGCCGAACCTCGAGCACACGCGCGTCTACCTGCTGTCGGGCGACGGCACCAACTGCCCGGGCGATCCGCCGGGTCCGACCTTCGAGCTCGACGGCCTCACGGAGCAGCTCATCCGCAGCCAGCAGGCGCCGTACGCAGCCGAGCTTCGCGCCGCGGGTGCGAGCGTCGCGACGCGCGAGCCGTGCGGCGTGCACACCTTCGGCGTCTGGCGGCGCGCGTTCCGCGACGTGCGCGCGACCTGGGGCTTCTTCGCGCCGGTCCGCGAGCGTCCGCGCGCGTGGACCTACCGGACGGCGTCCCGCGCGGGCGAGATGTGGGGCCTCGGCTTCGAGTTCGCGGAGCAGCCGACCGAGCTCGTCGAGTTCCGGCGCAACGGCTCGCGGCTCACCGCGAGCGGCTCGGGCACGGTGACGATCACCGGCGCGCGCGGCTGCCGCTTCACCGCCGAGCTGCCGTTCGCGCGTCGGCTGCCGGCGGGCTGCTGA
- a CDS encoding M28 family peptidase, whose amino-acid sequence MTQQLAVPSPNQTPAEPARTRLPSADAYRGSMYDFVRTVLEEIGPRESCSESERRLGQRLAQRWRELGLDVRTETFTCHPKAFLGFIPISTFLYLLATITYWIWPLVCFVFAAASFALIWFELLRYREFIDPLFRAAQGENVIGVLKPSGETKRRVIVSAHQDSAYEFNLWYFLKGAAVPVMILGFGAALVPLFGGLLKSLMGAGNDSFAFNVVGFTAIALYPIVGLNFFFHTYSVVPGAMDDLAGISVVDAVTRALSDARREGGALESTEIVVLALAAEEAGLRGAKRFAERHRDELHAIPTYVLNVDGVYDERYLTVIHRELTTGARHDPRLVRLARERAAARGYTCQQHMIPLGASDGTAFAHAGVPSVTLLCQDATRLVPNYHTRLDTLDWVRPESLQVMLQLVLDMIEQIDRGVCERGETRAVEAPQPAGQAA is encoded by the coding sequence GTGACACAGCAACTCGCCGTTCCATCGCCGAACCAGACGCCCGCCGAGCCCGCGCGCACGCGGCTCCCGAGCGCCGACGCCTACCGCGGCTCGATGTACGACTTCGTGCGCACGGTCCTCGAGGAGATCGGGCCGCGCGAGTCGTGCAGCGAGAGCGAGCGCCGACTCGGACAGCGCCTCGCACAGCGCTGGCGCGAGCTCGGGCTCGACGTCCGGACGGAGACCTTCACCTGCCACCCGAAGGCGTTCCTCGGCTTCATCCCGATCTCGACCTTCCTCTACCTGCTCGCGACCATCACCTACTGGATCTGGCCGCTCGTGTGCTTCGTCTTCGCGGCGGCGTCGTTCGCGCTGATCTGGTTCGAGCTGCTGCGCTACCGCGAGTTCATCGACCCGCTGTTCCGCGCAGCGCAGGGCGAGAACGTGATCGGCGTGCTGAAGCCGTCGGGCGAGACCAAGCGGCGCGTGATCGTCAGCGCGCACCAGGATTCCGCGTACGAGTTCAACCTCTGGTACTTCCTGAAGGGCGCCGCGGTACCGGTGATGATCCTCGGCTTCGGCGCGGCGCTGGTGCCGCTCTTCGGCGGGCTGCTGAAGAGCTTGATGGGTGCCGGCAACGACAGCTTCGCGTTCAACGTCGTCGGCTTCACGGCGATCGCGCTCTACCCGATCGTCGGGCTCAACTTCTTCTTTCACACCTACTCGGTCGTGCCGGGCGCGATGGACGACCTCGCCGGGATCAGCGTCGTCGACGCGGTCACGCGCGCTCTCTCCGACGCGCGGCGCGAGGGCGGCGCGCTCGAGAGCACCGAGATCGTGGTGCTCGCGCTCGCGGCGGAAGAAGCGGGGCTGCGCGGCGCCAAGCGCTTCGCCGAGCGCCACCGCGACGAGCTGCACGCGATCCCGACCTACGTGCTGAACGTCGACGGCGTGTACGACGAGCGCTACTTGACGGTCATCCACCGCGAGCTCACGACCGGCGCGCGCCACGACCCGCGCCTCGTGCGGCTCGCGCGCGAGCGCGCCGCGGCGCGCGGCTACACGTGCCAGCAGCACATGATCCCGCTCGGCGCGAGCGACGGGACGGCGTTCGCGCACGCGGGCGTGCCGAGCGTGACGCTGCTCTGCCAGGACGCGACGCGCCTCGTGCCGAACTACCACACGCGCCTCGACACGCTGGATTGGGTGCGTCCGGAGTCGCTGCAGGTCATGCTGCAGCTCGTGCTCGACATGATCGAGCAGATCGATCGCGGCGTCTGCGAGCGCGGCGAAACGCGCGCCGTCGAGGCGCCCCAGCCCGCGGGACAGGCCGCATGA
- a CDS encoding peptidoglycan bridge formation glycyltransferase FemA/FemB family protein: MQLDVVAKKSDQLVPTPIVHQTAFWGRVHRRLGFGVDAFDVKLRPPGATTDASGDFLVVRMPLADDLECAYVPFGPEIAPDAEHVGTFLSRLSRELRPMLGPRCAFVRWDLPWTSVHAREASDFDERGEWRGAPAAHLREIRMNFGTEDRNLYKAPRDLLPPDTLLIDLRLSEDELLARMHHKTRYNIRLAERRGVVVEEGTARDLPAWYEIYLETARRSDIEPMPLAHFVALLTERGEGSASPVLTRLLLARHDGKLLAGVIVAIAPTRATYLYGASTRERREVMAPYAAQWAAIRLAKSLGCAEYDMLGVAPNASPDHPLAGVHRFKVGFGGRIVHREGSWDYPYDGVYTELRRWEESTILHRAVVPSAG, translated from the coding sequence ATGCAGCTCGATGTCGTCGCCAAGAAGTCCGATCAGCTCGTCCCGACGCCGATCGTCCACCAGACCGCGTTCTGGGGACGCGTCCACCGCCGCCTCGGCTTCGGTGTCGACGCGTTCGACGTCAAGCTGCGTCCGCCGGGCGCCACGACGGACGCGAGCGGCGATTTCCTCGTCGTCCGCATGCCGCTCGCGGACGACCTCGAGTGCGCCTACGTGCCGTTCGGGCCGGAGATCGCGCCGGACGCAGAGCACGTCGGCACGTTCCTGAGCAGGCTGTCGCGCGAGCTGCGGCCGATGCTCGGGCCGCGCTGCGCGTTCGTGCGCTGGGATCTGCCGTGGACGTCGGTGCACGCGCGCGAGGCGTCGGACTTCGACGAGCGCGGCGAGTGGCGCGGTGCGCCCGCTGCACACCTGCGCGAGATCCGCATGAACTTCGGTACCGAGGACCGGAACCTCTACAAGGCGCCGCGCGACCTCCTGCCGCCGGACACGCTGCTGATCGACCTCCGTCTCTCGGAGGACGAGCTACTGGCGCGCATGCACCACAAGACCCGCTACAACATCCGGCTCGCCGAGCGGCGCGGCGTCGTCGTCGAGGAGGGCACGGCTCGCGACCTGCCCGCCTGGTACGAGATCTACCTCGAGACCGCGCGCCGCAGCGACATCGAGCCGATGCCGCTCGCGCACTTCGTGGCGCTCTTGACGGAGCGCGGCGAGGGCTCGGCGTCGCCGGTGCTGACGCGGCTGCTTCTCGCCCGTCATGACGGCAAGCTGCTCGCCGGCGTGATCGTCGCAATTGCGCCGACGCGCGCGACCTATCTCTACGGCGCATCCACGCGCGAGCGCCGCGAGGTGATGGCGCCGTACGCCGCGCAGTGGGCGGCGATCCGTCTCGCGAAGTCGCTCGGCTGCGCGGAGTACGACATGCTCGGCGTGGCGCCGAACGCGTCGCCCGACCACCCGCTCGCGGGCGTGCATCGCTTCAAGGTCGGCTTCGGCGGCCGGATCGTGCACCGCGAGGGCTCGTGGGACTACCCGTACGACGGGGTCTACACCGAGCTGCGGCGCTGGGAGGAGTCGACGATCCTGCATCGCGCGGTCGTGCCCAGCGCGGGCTGA
- a CDS encoding ester cyclase, protein MSSQDLRRRRLAVLEKHFQSEVEHDWDACLATFKDVPRYEIVATGQIHEGAEAVVAYHRRQRTAFPDQRHENVRMHFADDDTVIAEFDLIGTNTGEFMGLPPTGRAFRVPVIAVFSFDGDKITNERVYLDGASLLRQIGRAELLPLAGVESFSAANMKS, encoded by the coding sequence ATGAGCAGCCAGGACCTACGCCGCCGCCGGCTCGCGGTGCTCGAGAAGCACTTCCAGTCCGAGGTCGAGCACGACTGGGACGCGTGCCTCGCGACCTTCAAGGACGTCCCGCGCTACGAGATCGTCGCGACCGGGCAGATCCACGAGGGCGCGGAGGCGGTCGTCGCCTACCACCGCCGCCAGCGGACCGCGTTCCCCGATCAGCGCCACGAGAACGTGCGCATGCACTTCGCCGACGACGACACGGTGATCGCCGAGTTCGACCTGATCGGCACCAACACCGGCGAGTTCATGGGTCTGCCGCCGACCGGGCGCGCGTTTCGCGTCCCGGTGATCGCCGTCTTCAGCTTCGACGGCGACAAGATCACCAACGAGCGCGTCTACCTCGATGGCGCGAGCCTGCTGCGGCAGATCGGACGCGCCGAGCTGCTGCCGCTCGCGGGCGTCGAGAGCTTCTCGGCCGCGAACATGAAGTCCTGA
- a CDS encoding aldehyde dehydrogenase, whose translation MQTYDRLFIGGEWVAPSSSDTIDVVSPATEEVIARVPAGKPADIDRAVTAARAAFDDGPWPRLTVAERVDWMRKLSQALQARMDDIARAITTEMGCPISVSTMAQALPPGMVLDKYAEIASSHPFEQERPGLFGPVIVRQEPVGVCGLIVPWNFPLAIIAFKLGAALAAGCTTVIKPAPETPLDAYILAEVCEQIGFPKGVINIVVADRQDSEALVRHPGVDKISFTGNSMVGRRIASICGERLKRCTLELGGKSAAIVLDDADPAKVVPGLVPNGILNTGQACAAQTRILVPRSRYREYVDAIGDFLRSVPVGDPMDPTTQLGPLVAERQRARVEGYIQKGRDEGARLVVGGGRPQGLGKGWYVEPTLFADVRNDMTIAREEIFGPVLVAIPYDAPEDAVRISNDSDYGLSGSVWTNDIERGLEIARQVRTGTYNVNGFIIDFGSPFGGFKASGIGREFGPEGIACFSEYKSIAIFS comes from the coding sequence ATGCAAACCTACGATCGGCTCTTCATCGGCGGCGAGTGGGTCGCGCCCAGCTCGTCGGACACGATCGACGTCGTCTCGCCCGCGACCGAGGAGGTCATCGCCCGCGTCCCCGCCGGGAAGCCGGCCGACATCGACCGCGCCGTCACGGCGGCGCGCGCTGCGTTCGACGATGGGCCGTGGCCGCGCTTGACGGTCGCCGAGCGCGTCGACTGGATGCGCAAGCTCTCGCAGGCCTTGCAGGCGCGCATGGACGACATCGCCCGGGCGATCACCACCGAGATGGGCTGCCCGATCAGCGTCTCGACGATGGCGCAGGCGCTGCCGCCGGGGATGGTGCTCGACAAGTACGCCGAGATCGCGAGCAGCCATCCGTTCGAGCAGGAGCGGCCCGGGCTCTTCGGACCCGTGATCGTGCGTCAAGAGCCGGTCGGCGTGTGCGGGCTGATCGTGCCGTGGAACTTCCCGCTCGCGATCATCGCCTTCAAGCTCGGCGCGGCGCTCGCCGCGGGCTGCACGACGGTCATCAAGCCCGCGCCCGAGACGCCGCTCGACGCCTACATCCTCGCCGAGGTCTGCGAGCAGATCGGCTTTCCGAAGGGCGTGATCAACATCGTCGTCGCCGATCGTCAGGACAGCGAGGCGCTCGTGCGGCACCCCGGCGTCGACAAGATCTCGTTCACCGGCAACAGCATGGTCGGCCGGCGCATCGCGAGCATCTGCGGCGAGCGGCTCAAGCGCTGCACGCTCGAGCTCGGCGGCAAGTCGGCGGCGATCGTGCTCGACGACGCGGATCCGGCGAAGGTCGTGCCGGGGCTCGTGCCGAACGGCATCCTGAACACCGGTCAGGCCTGCGCCGCGCAGACGCGCATCCTGGTGCCGCGCAGCCGCTACCGCGAGTACGTCGATGCGATCGGCGACTTCCTGCGCAGCGTACCGGTCGGCGATCCGATGGATCCGACGACGCAGCTCGGGCCGCTCGTCGCCGAGCGTCAGCGCGCGCGCGTCGAGGGCTACATCCAGAAGGGCCGCGACGAGGGTGCGCGGCTCGTCGTCGGCGGCGGACGTCCGCAAGGGCTCGGCAAGGGCTGGTACGTCGAGCCGACGCTGTTCGCCGACGTGCGCAACGACATGACGATCGCGCGCGAGGAGATCTTCGGACCGGTGCTGGTCGCGATCCCCTACGACGCCCCCGAGGACGCGGTGCGCATCTCGAACGACTCGGACTACGGGCTCTCGGGCTCGGTGTGGACCAACGACATCGAGCGCGGCCTCGAGATCGCGCGTCAGGTGCGCACCGGCACCTACAACGTGAACGGCTTCATCATCGACTTCGGCTCGCCGTTCGGCGGCTTCAAGGCCTCGGGCATCGGCCGCGAGTTCGGACCCGAAGGCATCGCCTGCTTCAGCGAGTACAAGAGCATCGCGATCTTTTCTTGA
- a CDS encoding SDR family oxidoreductase, with protein MSRYLEGKSIAVTGAGRGIGRAVALACAAAGAKVVVNDYGVSIDGKEPTSEVANAVVEEIKAAGGEAVANAESVATMEGGASIVKTAIDNFGRIDGVVCVAGILRERMLFNLTEEDWDPVIATHLKGTFTVFRAAAAVMREQKSGTLIGFTSGAFAGSVAQANYSAAKGGIVSLVRSAAAGMYRYGVTANCIAPVARTRMSANVPMEISGIGEPEDVAPMVVYLLSDKARHITGQVYTVSGGKIAVWNQPEEVRAMFKDGRWTVEEIEQRLPNTVGFERMKLIDRLEAMRKAAAAKEKPNA; from the coding sequence GTGAGCAGGTACCTCGAAGGGAAGTCGATCGCCGTCACGGGCGCCGGCCGCGGCATCGGACGCGCCGTCGCGCTCGCGTGCGCCGCAGCCGGAGCAAAGGTCGTGGTCAACGACTACGGCGTCTCGATCGATGGCAAGGAGCCGACCAGCGAGGTCGCGAACGCCGTCGTCGAGGAGATCAAGGCCGCCGGCGGCGAGGCGGTGGCCAACGCCGAGTCGGTCGCGACCATGGAAGGCGGCGCGAGCATCGTCAAGACGGCGATCGACAACTTCGGGCGCATCGACGGCGTGGTCTGCGTCGCCGGCATCCTGCGCGAGCGCATGCTGTTCAACCTGACCGAGGAGGACTGGGATCCGGTGATCGCGACCCACCTGAAGGGGACGTTCACCGTGTTCCGTGCCGCCGCCGCGGTGATGCGCGAGCAGAAGAGCGGCACGCTGATCGGCTTCACCTCGGGCGCGTTCGCGGGCTCGGTCGCGCAGGCGAACTACTCGGCGGCGAAGGGCGGCATCGTCTCGCTCGTGCGCAGCGCGGCGGCGGGCATGTACCGCTACGGCGTCACCGCGAACTGCATCGCGCCGGTCGCGCGCACGCGCATGAGCGCCAACGTCCCGATGGAGATCAGCGGCATCGGCGAGCCCGAGGACGTGGCGCCGATGGTCGTCTACCTGCTGAGCGACAAGGCGCGTCACATCACGGGCCAGGTCTACACCGTGTCGGGCGGCAAGATCGCGGTGTGGAACCAGCCGGAGGAGGTCCGCGCCATGTTCAAGGACGGGCGCTGGACCGTCGAGGAGATCGAGCAGCGCCTGCCGAACACCGTCGGCTTCGAGCGCATGAAGCTCATCGACCGCCTCGAGGCGATGCGCAAGGCCGCGGCGGCGAAGGAGAAGCCGAACGCCTGA
- a CDS encoding RNA-binding protein: MSRKLYVGNLAFSVDSSALEQMFTEYGTVESATVVSDRESGRSRGFGFVEMSNADEAQAAIDALNGQQHGGRALTVNEAKPREDRPRTGGGGRGGFGGGFGGGRPRRY; this comes from the coding sequence ATGAGCAGAAAGTTGTATGTGGGAAATCTTGCGTTCAGCGTCGACTCGTCGGCGTTGGAGCAGATGTTCACCGAGTACGGGACCGTCGAGAGCGCGACCGTGGTGAGCGATCGCGAGAGCGGCCGTAGCCGCGGCTTCGGCTTCGTCGAGATGAGCAACGCCGACGAGGCGCAGGCCGCGATCGACGCGCTGAACGGCCAGCAGCACGGCGGCCGTGCGTTGACGGTGAACGAGGCGAAGCCTCGTGAGGACCGTCCGCGCACCGGCGGCGGTGGCCGCGGCGGGTTCGGCGGCGGCTTCGGCGGCGGCCGTCCGCGTCGCTACTGA
- a CDS encoding DUF3309 family protein, which produces MSLARSSCPGGSTMYYGYGIGGIVLLIVLILLLTGRI; this is translated from the coding sequence ATGTCGCTTGCTCGGTCCTCCTGCCCAGGAGGATCGACCATGTACTACGGATACGGCATCGGCGGCATCGTTCTCTTGATCGTGCTCATTCTGCTCCTCACCGGACGCATCTGA
- a CDS encoding OB-fold domain-containing protein — MSSEVRRGERTREVEDRPLGDLHPDYPLPDVDHPVVEPFWTGCREGRLLVQRDRLTGAYHWPPKPAYWKGGGRLEWVEARGTGTVYTYVVAHEPFLPAFRHMLPHVMVVVELDEGPRLVGYMVGCTPDEMRIGMRVRVVFKPLTQRVTLPVWEPLR, encoded by the coding sequence GTGAGTAGCGAGGTCCGGCGCGGCGAGCGCACGCGCGAGGTCGAGGACCGTCCGCTCGGCGACCTGCACCCCGACTACCCGCTGCCCGACGTCGACCACCCGGTGGTCGAGCCGTTCTGGACCGGGTGCCGCGAGGGGCGTCTGCTCGTGCAGCGCGACCGCCTGACCGGCGCCTACCACTGGCCGCCCAAGCCCGCGTACTGGAAGGGCGGCGGGCGCCTCGAGTGGGTCGAGGCCAGGGGCACGGGCACGGTCTACACCTACGTCGTCGCGCACGAGCCGTTCCTGCCCGCCTTCCGCCACATGCTGCCGCACGTGATGGTCGTGGTGGAGCTCGACGAGGGGCCGCGCCTCGTCGGCTACATGGTGGGCTGCACCCCGGACGAGATGCGGATCGGGATGCGGGTGCGCGTCGTCTTCAAACCGCTCACCCAGCGCGTCACGCTGCCCGTCTGGGAGCCGCTGCGCTGA
- a CDS encoding lipid-transfer protein, whose translation MAGAKRIDDDLFARIRDRVAIVGIGHLPFSKDIGRPISDTAIEAIQLALDDAGLEAEDVDGMSMFEMEHTHEVTIARGLGVKNLQWWDKISYGGGASCATVMHAAAAIATGLAEVVVCHRARNRGSKASRPWAQERELVTDDKALHVPWGLIRPVDVIGMWAHRHMHVYGTKREHFGNVAIAARKHANRNPYAMMRDRPLDMATYLSGRVIGYPLTLYDCCLETDGALACVVTSIERARDLKQKPALVHSVAQASGPNPVHLANYNTPDMQTTAVPCAEQLWRRSELKPQDMDCAQIYDAFTPLVIMGLEDYGFCKRGEGGPFTEGGRIELGGELPLLTSGGGLSEAYVHGFNLILEAVRQIRGTSTAQVEGCKNVLVTGASGVATSAMVLRGE comes from the coding sequence ATGGCGGGCGCGAAGCGCATCGACGACGACCTGTTTGCGCGCATCCGCGACCGCGTCGCGATCGTCGGCATCGGCCACCTGCCGTTCTCGAAGGACATCGGCCGTCCGATCTCCGACACCGCGATCGAGGCGATCCAGCTCGCGCTCGACGACGCCGGGCTCGAGGCCGAGGACGTCGACGGCATGTCGATGTTCGAGATGGAGCACACGCACGAGGTGACGATCGCGCGCGGGCTCGGCGTCAAGAACCTCCAGTGGTGGGACAAGATCTCCTACGGCGGCGGCGCGTCGTGCGCGACCGTGATGCACGCGGCGGCCGCGATCGCGACCGGGCTCGCCGAGGTCGTCGTCTGCCACCGCGCGCGCAACCGCGGCTCGAAGGCGTCACGGCCGTGGGCGCAGGAGCGCGAGCTCGTCACCGACGACAAGGCCCTGCACGTGCCGTGGGGCCTCATCCGTCCGGTCGACGTGATCGGCATGTGGGCGCACCGCCACATGCACGTCTACGGCACCAAGCGCGAGCACTTCGGCAACGTCGCGATCGCGGCGCGCAAGCACGCCAACCGCAACCCCTACGCGATGATGCGCGACCGTCCGCTCGACATGGCGACGTACCTCTCGGGACGCGTGATCGGCTACCCGCTGACGCTCTACGACTGCTGCCTCGAGACCGACGGCGCGCTCGCGTGCGTCGTGACCTCGATCGAGCGCGCGCGCGACCTCAAGCAGAAGCCTGCGCTCGTCCACTCGGTGGCGCAGGCGAGCGGTCCGAACCCGGTGCACCTCGCGAACTACAACACGCCCGACATGCAGACGACCGCCGTGCCGTGCGCCGAGCAGCTCTGGCGACGCTCGGAGCTGAAGCCGCAGGACATGGACTGCGCGCAGATCTACGACGCCTTCACGCCGCTCGTGATCATGGGCCTCGAGGACTACGGCTTCTGCAAGCGCGGCGAGGGCGGGCCGTTCACCGAGGGCGGACGCATCGAGCTCGGCGGCGAGCTGCCGCTCCTGACCTCGGGCGGCGGGCTGTCGGAGGCCTACGTGCACGGCTTCAACCTGATCCTCGAGGCCGTGCGACAGATCCGCGGCACGTCGACCGCGCAGGTCGAGGGCTGCAAGAACGTGCTGGTGACCGGAGCGTCCGGGGTCGCGACCAGCGCCATGGTGCTGCGCGGTGAGTAG
- a CDS encoding tetratricopeptide repeat protein, whose amino-acid sequence MSRQRSPRRRARSRSTIGFLFFTFTLGALAAPLRAGATDLVFARDDTGGALAREAVALCMRAVTVQGDERTTLLEQGLAVAERAVAASDRDAKAHFAIFCNLGRKLESEGPSLAALAEVKRVRAAVDRAIALEPNFVDALIAKGAMLVRLPAMLGGDADEGERLIRQAVELAPDYPQARLQLAKVLAEKGDAEAALSEARSVIALAPGKREASEAVQLAHELGS is encoded by the coding sequence ATGAGCCGCCAACGATCCCCGCGACGCCGCGCGCGCTCGCGATCCACGATCGGCTTTCTCTTTTTCACGTTCACCCTCGGAGCGCTCGCCGCGCCGCTGCGCGCAGGGGCGACGGACCTCGTCTTCGCCCGCGACGACACCGGCGGCGCGCTCGCGCGCGAGGCGGTGGCGCTGTGCATGCGCGCGGTCACCGTGCAGGGCGACGAGCGCACGACGCTGCTCGAGCAGGGTCTCGCGGTCGCGGAACGCGCCGTCGCGGCATCGGATCGCGACGCCAAGGCGCATTTCGCGATCTTTTGTAACCTCGGCCGCAAGCTCGAGAGCGAGGGCCCGAGCCTCGCCGCGCTCGCCGAGGTCAAGCGCGTGCGCGCCGCGGTCGACCGTGCGATCGCGCTCGAGCCGAACTTCGTCGATGCGCTGATCGCGAAGGGCGCGATGCTCGTGCGTCTGCCCGCCATGCTCGGCGGCGACGCGGACGAAGGTGAGCGTCTGATCCGTCAAGCGGTCGAGCTCGCGCCGGACTACCCGCAGGCCCGCCTGCAGCTCGCGAAGGTCCTGGCCGAGAAGGGCGACGCGGAGGCGGCGCTCAGCGAGGCGCGCAGCGTGATCGCGCTCGCCCCCGGCAAGCGCGAGGCGTCCGAGGCGGTGCAGCTCGCACACGAGCTTGGTTCATAA